One Limnothrix sp. FACHB-406 genomic window, GAGCAACTAACCAAGCTGGCTTGTCATACGGTCTACACGGTTCCGATTTCGCTAGTTTGTTCACAACACTGTAATCGGCTGGACGATATTTATCAAACCTGTGAAATATTGCCGATGATTGCAGCCAAAAACCAGGAAGGTGATTGGGATGAACCTGGCTTGAAAACGTTGGCAACAGTCATCCAAAAACGGGTTGCTGTAACGGCGGACGAAGTTGCTCAAGAATTGGGAAAAACGTTGCCACCACTCAGCTTGGAAGGGGATATTTTTGACCGTAAGGAAACCTTGGTGCAACTGTGTTATTACAGCGGTGGTCATACCAGAACCTTAATGCGGTTGATGCAACGATCGCTTGATGAGGTTGATCGCTTGCCGCTGAGTCCCAAGGCGGTGCAAGTAGCGATGACGGCGGAGCGCGAAACCCTGCGCCGAACGGTGAATGCGGATCAGTGGGCGATTTTGGCGGAGGTTGACCGTACCAAGAATATTGAAAACAATCCGACCTACCGTACGTTGGTGTTTTCTCGGTGCATTTTGGAGTTTCGGGATGAGCGGGGGCAAGCTTGGTATGACGTGCATCCGCTGATCCGCGGTTTGGCAGAATTTAAGCAAGCTACTGAGCAAGCTAAAGAATCCGCTGAGGTGGCGTAATGGGTGTGCGTCGGTGGCTCAAGGATCGAATACGGCGAGGATGGCGACGATTATTTGCGTCGTCTCCGGCTGTGGTGGCTCCGATAGCTACAGCGCCACCGCCTGAAGTAGCGCCCACCAGCGAGGAATCACCCTCAGCTCCAGAAACTGATTGGGATTTGAGCGTTCCTATCGATCCGGGGCAACAGTTTCAGGCTTTGATGCGCGGGTTGCGGCGACGAAAAGGCTTTGGGCTATTTTTTGTGCGCTGTGCTGGGGTTGTGGCTGATGAGCTACATGGCCAGATTCAGGGATCGCTGCCTGATAAGCAAATTGGTTTGTTGGAACTGGCAGGCGAGGAGCCTGACCTGTTGGCGCGGGTGTTGACCATCTCCAATTTGTCGGAGTTGGATGTGGTTGTGGTGCGAGGGATTGAAAAATCTTTGAGTGGTCATCTCAAACCGGGCTATGGCGGCGAGGGAGCTTACTACAGTTTAGAAACCGTGCCCCCTATTTTGGGTTCGCTGAACTTGCAGCGGGAGCGGTTTCGGGAGCGTCTGTCCTGTGCTTTGGTGTTTGCGGTTGAGCCTTGGGCGTTGAAGTTTTTTATTCGCCGAGCTGCTGATTTCTTTGACTGGCACTCGGGGGTTTATGAGCTGACTGATGATCAACAAACACTCGATACCAGAGCGCAGCAACTTTCCATTGAAGGAGACTACAACAAGTTTTTGAGTTGGTCGCCTGAGCAGCAGATCGAATATATGACTCAACTGGAAAACTTGCTAGAAGAACCTAGTTTGGCTCAGTCGCGCCGTATTAATTTGCTCTTTAAGCTAGGCAATTTGTCCTTGGCAGCCAATTATCTTGATATTGCGGTTGGAGCCTATGACCAGGCAGTGGAAATTGAACCGAATTTCTATGAAGCTTGGAATAATCGGGGGATTGCGCTCCTGAAGCTTGAACGCTATGAAGCGGCGATCGGTAGCTACAATCGGGCGGTCAAAATCAAACCCGACTACCACGATGCTTGGAATAACCGTGGCAATGCCTTAGGCCGGCTCGAACGCTATGAAGAGGCGATATCGAGCTATCAAGAAGCACTAACAATCAAGCCTGATTTTTATGAGGCTTGGAATAATATGGGTTGGGCGCTGGGCAACCTGGGGCGATATGACGCGGCGGTTGCTAGTTATGATCGAGCGCTGGCGATCAAACCTGACTATCAAGAAGCTCAAAATAGTCGTCGCTGGGCGCTGGGAAATTTGGGCAGGCTTGATGCAACTTCTGGTAGCTATGAATCGGCGCTGCCATTTGCCCCCAACTCATCCCAATCCAATCAACCCACTGAAACGAAGAAAGCTTTACCACCTGGTAACCTAAGCCGACCCATCAGCAACCTTGGGCAACAAACTCCAACACTCGACCCCTACGATCAGGCGATTTCCCTTGGTCTTGATGATCACGAGCTTTGGTTTAAGCGAGGCGTTGTGCTGTTTAATCGCGGGTGGTATGGAGAGGTGCTTGCTAGTTTTGATAAAGCCCTACAATTCAAACCTGATAAACACGAAGCTTGGTACAACCGAGGCGTTGTGCTGTTTAATCTCGGGCGGCATGAAGAGGCACTCGCCAGTTTTGACAAAGCCCTACAATTCAAACCTGATAAACACGAAGCTTGGTATAACCGAGGCACTACACTGGGAAGACTCAAGCGGTATGAAGAGGCGATCTCCAGCTTTGACAAAGCCCTCCAATTCAAACCTGACAAACACGAAGCTTGGTACAACCGAGGCAATGCGCTGAAGGATCTCGGGCAGTACGAAGAGGCGATCTCCAGTTTTGACAAAGCTCTCCAATTCAAACCCGACCAACACGAAGCCTGGTACAACCGAGGCAATGTGCTGAAGGATCTCGGGCGGCATGAAGAGGCGATCCCCAGTTTTGACAAAGCTCTCCAATTCAAACCTGGTTTGCATGAAGCCTGGCACAATCGAGGTACTTCGCTGTTCAATCTTGGGCAATATGAAGAGGCGCTGGCCAGTTTTGACAAAGCCCTCCAATTCAAACCTGACAAACACAAAGCCTGGTATGCCCGAGGCCTTGTACTGCAGAGTCTCCAGCGGTATGAAGAGGCGATCGATAGCTACGGCCAAGCTCTCGAATTCATCGTGCCCACGCTCTGAGTGGGCACGCCCTCCCCGACGCTCTGCGTCGAAACACCCCCAACTGGACGCAGAGCGTCAACCCGCCATTCCCACGCAGAGCAATGCCAACCGTTTTGCAAGTCGGCCCCTACAGCTTCATTTTCTTCAGTAGTAGTAGTTGCGGTGCAGGGGAGAACGCTCGGAAGGCAATACCAATCGCCATTCATCTCCCATGCACCGCCACCCGTAACGCATGGAACGACGATCGGTTGGGTGGCGATCAATCCACGGTGCATGGGAGAACAAATCAACCGTTTCGTAACAATTGCAAATTGCTCCCATGCACCCTACCCGATCATCATTCATCAGTTGGGAGCGATCGCGGCTCGTCAAAAATCCCACGGTTCAAATAGCTCCGCCACCGGAAACGCAAACCCGCTCACCACATCCTCCCCCTCCAACAAATCGCCAACCCGCAACAGGCGATCGGGTTCCGGGCCGTGATAGACCAAAATGCAGCGCTCATTTGGGTCAATCTTCCACAGCAAGCGCGTCCCGTGGGCAAAATATTCCACGATTTTTTGGTGCATTTCGTCCACCGTGTTGCCCGGTGACAGAATCTCCACCACCAAATCCGGCGCACCCTCAAAATAGCCTCGGGGCGGGCGGCTGAGACCCTGCAACCGAGATCGATCGATAAAGGCAATATCGGGTGATCGTCGGTTGCCATTGCCCAAGGTAAACGCCGTGCTCGAATCACAAACCGCTCCCAAACGGCGCGATCGCACCCAATTCATCAGCGCCGCCACCAAAACGCAGGCCAAATAGCCATGCTCCATCCCCGCATGGCCCATATCCACGACCTGACCGTTCACCAACTCGTAGCGATGCCCCTCCCTGGGTAAGGTCATCCAATCCTGATCCGTCCAGGTTTGAGGGCTTGTGGCAATGGTCATTCCCGTTGCGCTCCTGCCGATCGCGATCGCCTGTTGCTATTGTGCCGTGGTCTACCCGATCGCCTCGGGATCAATACCCAACTCCCGCAGCCGGGCCGCCAGGCGATCGGCTCGATCGCGCTCCTGTTCAGCCCGTTCCCGTTCTTGCTCGGCGCGTTGATGCTCTTCCTCAGCCCGATCGCGCTCTTGCTTGGTGCGCTGGATTTCTTCCGCCAGGGTCGAAAAGGGCTGACCGTCCGGCCGAAACAGGGTGAGGCTGTCTTCGCCCATTTGGAACCGAATGCCGAGCCGGGGACTCACCCAATCGTCCGGGCGATCGTCCCGGAGCTGCAAATCGCCCCGTTCCGATCGCACCAAAATGCTCAAATCATGGCGATCGGGATCGTAGATGTAATATTCCTCAACGCCGTAGGTGTCATAAAAAGCCCGCTTTTTCAGCACTTCCCCAAAGCGATTTCCCGGCGACAAAATCTCAAATACCACTTGGGGCGCGATGTTGTTTTCACACCACTGCTTGTAGGAACCCCGATCGCCCTTGGGAACCCCAAACGCCACCATCACATCGGGCGCTTGGCGGGTTTTGTTGTCCCCTTCCACCGGATACCAGAGCAGATCGCCCGCCACAAAAACTTGCGGATCGTTGGTAAAGATGGCGGCAAGGTTCATGTAGATCTTTTGGATCCAATGAAACTGTTTCGTGTTGTCCGCGATCGGCTGGCCGTCGCTGTCGGGATAGTCGATCGGTGGGGGCTGAATCCCTGGCGTGATCGTCGTGGTGGTGGGTTGGGCAATCATCGGTTAGTCCTCACGATCGCGGTTGGTCTCATTATGCCAACGGAGCCTGATGCCAACGGAGCCTGATGCCAACGGAGCCTGCGATCGCCCGGTGGGGGTTTGTGGGGCCTAGGAAACCTGGATTCGGGGGAATTTTGATACGATCGCAGCAGCTTTGTTGCTGGCTCAAGGCTCAAGATACTTTTGGCTCAAAACCCTGAGCGGAAGGTTGCTTGATGCCACAGTGCGGCCTCAGGGAGCTAAACCGTTGGTGCATCTTTAATCGGCGTATTGTCACGCAGTCTGTCTTTTGGGGGGGCGATCGCCGCTGTGGCGGTCGGTTGTCATCATTTACCGAATTTTGACCACGAAATACCGGGATTTTGGGGGCAATTTCCCTTGAATCTCTGGTTTGAGGCGGATTTGGTCTGTGCGGAGTTGTAGCCCCTACCTAGTAACTGATGGTTACGACAGGCTGCATCGTTTTCGGCCGCATGGCGCTGCGATTATTGTGAATGCTCCAACGACAAGCTCGGCTGTGGTTGCCTCTGGTAGCCCAATTCTGATTGGCATTGCCGATCGGGAGTTGGCGCAGGCCTTGGCCCAGGTGGTGGCGGAGTTAGGGTGCGAAGCCCATTGCCCCGCGAGTTTGGATGAGTTGATGGCGGCGGCCGCTCGGCTCCAGCCGCTTTTGGTGTTGGTGGGGTCTTGGCCGGAGCTGGCGGCCTTGGAACTGTGCCATCAGTTGCGATCGGCGGCCCCTCACCAAAACACCCCAATCGTACTGGTAGGGGCGGCGGGGCAAATCGATCGGAGCGCGTTGTTTGCGGCGGGGGCGGCGGACTATTTGCTGTTGCCCCTGGAACCGGCGGAGGCTTTGGCGCGCATTCGGTTGCATTTGGATCGCAGTCGGCTCGATCGACTCCATGAGCGGGCCCGCAATCTGACGCTGTTTCGGGGGCCGGCCCTGTTGGCAGCCAGTTTGCAAAAGCGTTTGCGACGACAGGCAGAATTATTACAAGAGCAGCTCTTTTTGCTCGATCGGGAAGTGCGGGAGCGGCGGCAAATGGAATCGGCCCTGCGCGATGAGCAAAGCCGCACGCAAAAGTTGCTGTTGAATGTGTTGCCCCAAGCCATTGTCGATCGGCTGGCAAGGGAGGATGGGTTGGCGATGGAAAACGAAATCCTCGCCGATCGGTTTGAGGAAGCCACAATTTTATTTGCCGATATTGTGGACTTCACGCCCCTTTCGGTGCAGTTGCCGCCCTTGGAGTTGGTGCAATTATTAAATCG contains:
- a CDS encoding Uma2 family endonuclease, translating into MTIATSPQTWTDQDWMTLPREGHRYELVNGQVVDMGHAGMEHGYLACVLVAALMNWVRSRRLGAVCDSSTAFTLGNGNRRSPDIAFIDRSRLQGLSRPPRGYFEGAPDLVVEILSPGNTVDEMHQKIVEYFAHGTRLLWKIDPNERCILVYHGPEPDRLLRVGDLLEGEDVVSGFAFPVAELFEPWDF
- a CDS encoding Uma2 family endonuclease, which gives rise to MIAQPTTTTITPGIQPPPIDYPDSDGQPIADNTKQFHWIQKIYMNLAAIFTNDPQVFVAGDLLWYPVEGDNKTRQAPDVMVAFGVPKGDRGSYKQWCENNIAPQVVFEILSPGNRFGEVLKKRAFYDTYGVEEYYIYDPDRHDLSILVRSERGDLQLRDDRPDDWVSPRLGIRFQMGEDSLTLFRPDGQPFSTLAEEIQRTKQERDRAEEEHQRAEQERERAEQERDRADRLAARLRELGIDPEAIG
- a CDS encoding tetratricopeptide repeat protein, translating into MKFFIRRAADFFDWHSGVYELTDDQQTLDTRAQQLSIEGDYNKFLSWSPEQQIEYMTQLENLLEEPSLAQSRRINLLFKLGNLSLAANYLDIAVGAYDQAVEIEPNFYEAWNNRGIALLKLERYEAAIGSYNRAVKIKPDYHDAWNNRGNALGRLERYEEAISSYQEALTIKPDFYEAWNNMGWALGNLGRYDAAVASYDRALAIKPDYQEAQNSRRWALGNLGRLDATSGSYESALPFAPNSSQSNQPTETKKALPPGNLSRPISNLGQQTPTLDPYDQAISLGLDDHELWFKRGVVLFNRGWYGEVLASFDKALQFKPDKHEAWYNRGVVLFNLGRHEEALASFDKALQFKPDKHEAWYNRGTTLGRLKRYEEAISSFDKALQFKPDKHEAWYNRGNALKDLGQYEEAISSFDKALQFKPDQHEAWYNRGNVLKDLGRHEEAIPSFDKALQFKPGLHEAWHNRGTSLFNLGQYEEALASFDKALQFKPDKHKAWYARGLVLQSLQRYEEAIDSYGQALEFIVPTL
- a CDS encoding adenylate/guanylate cyclase domain-containing protein, whose translation is MVASGSPILIGIADRELAQALAQVVAELGCEAHCPASLDELMAAAARLQPLLVLVGSWPELAALELCHQLRSAAPHQNTPIVLVGAAGQIDRSALFAAGAADYLLLPLEPAEALARIRLHLDRSRLDRLHERARNLTLFRGPALLAASLQKRLRRQAELLQEQLFLLDREVRERRQMESALRDEQSRTQKLLLNVLPQAIVDRLAREDGLAMENEILADRFEEATILFADIVDFTPLSVQLPPLELVQLLNRIFSAFDRLAEEFGLEKIKTIGDAYMVAGGIPVPRPDHALTVMEMAIAMRREINQLRRETGLPLALRIGINTGAVVAGVIGIKKFSYDLWGDTVNVASRMESQGIPGKIQVTEATYAYLKDHYEFERWSNLPVKGRGRMTAYLYVRRRSSSWPNPEANSASEETPAPVPHGTDSGPSELRSREPTPEIAL